One window of uncultured Methanoregula sp. genomic DNA carries:
- a CDS encoding DUF655 domain-containing protein, whose amino-acid sequence MKAEKKEVNAIVLDVLLKGHPDDPRPPFKREPIVQAMGVEQFKLLELVPKTGVQIEIQEKVYIGDAERQKVERVKRRVGYEELTPTARGELPFVIELVVKEREQDFVAFFNKAISITPKLHMLHLLPGIGKKLMWEILEERNKKPFANLADISARIKAIPHPEKMIQARILEELQDKDVKYHVFTSK is encoded by the coding sequence ATGAAGGCGGAGAAAAAAGAGGTAAATGCGATCGTACTCGATGTGCTCCTTAAAGGGCACCCTGACGATCCCCGCCCCCCTTTTAAGCGAGAACCGATCGTCCAGGCAATGGGTGTTGAACAGTTCAAACTGCTCGAGCTCGTGCCCAAGACCGGTGTCCAGATCGAGATCCAGGAGAAAGTCTACATTGGGGATGCTGAGCGGCAGAAAGTTGAACGTGTCAAACGCCGCGTCGGGTATGAGGAGCTTACTCCTACTGCCCGGGGCGAGCTGCCGTTTGTCATCGAGCTGGTGGTAAAAGAGCGGGAACAGGATTTTGTTGCGTTCTTCAACAAGGCCATCTCGATTACACCCAAGCTTCACATGCTCCATCTCCTCCCGGGGATCGGCAAAAAACTGATGTGGGAGATCCTTGAAGAACGCAACAAGAAGCCGTTTGCAAACCTGGCTGACATATCGGCCAGGATCAAGGCAATCCCCCACCCGGAGAAGATGATCCAGGCACGGATTCTCGAGGAACTTCAGGACAAAGACGTGAAATACCACGTCTTCACCTCGAAATGA
- a CDS encoding RNA polymerase Rpb4 family protein produces MKVKGINSEEKVTLPEMRAVLLGVESERIAAEKEMSYEFRRSIEHANQLAKTTPEKAQALVSDLLKMEKMKPEIAYRIANIMPKSRDEVRAIFAKERYTLLPEELDKIIETVMTHF; encoded by the coding sequence ATGAAAGTTAAGGGTATTAATAGCGAAGAGAAGGTGACGCTTCCGGAAATGCGCGCCGTCCTTTTAGGCGTTGAGTCTGAACGGATTGCCGCAGAAAAGGAAATGTCCTACGAATTCCGGCGCAGTATTGAGCATGCCAATCAGCTTGCAAAGACAACCCCAGAAAAAGCACAGGCGCTTGTCTCTGATCTCTTAAAGATGGAGAAGATGAAGCCCGAGATCGCCTACCGCATCGCAAATATCATGCCAAAGTCCCGCGATGAAGTGCGGGCTATCTTTGCAAAAGAGCGGTATACGCTCCTGCCCGAGGAACTCGATAAGATTATCGAAACAGTAATGACACACTTCTGA
- a CDS encoding 50S ribosomal protein L21e, whose amino-acid sequence MAHHNGPRKKTRYKFKKDLRERGLPPCTCVIQRFEVGDRVHIVCNPSVQKGMPHRRFHGLTGTVIGQRGRAWMLTIRNGNADKIVIARPQHLKAQK is encoded by the coding sequence ATGGCACACCACAATGGTCCAAGAAAGAAAACACGGTATAAGTTCAAGAAAGATTTAAGAGAACGCGGGCTGCCCCCGTGCACCTGCGTTATCCAGAGATTTGAGGTCGGGGACCGGGTGCACATCGTATGTAATCCCAGCGTCCAGAAGGGTATGCCCCACCGCCGCTTCCACGGCCTGACAGGAACTGTCATCGGCCAGCGCGGTCGTGCATGGATGCTTACCATCCGGAACGGTAACGCCGACAAGATCGTTATCGCCAGACCACAACATCTAAAAGCACAAAAGTAA
- a CDS encoding tRNA pseudouridine(54/55) synthase Pus10: MELQEQVKAILAYGECCDHCLGRFFGKRSHGLSNDERGRGLKIALAIAENQPYKKFTGTCWVCGNFFDDVSLWADRVTEAVAGIEFTTLLVGCRVPPLIAENEEMVWSDLSLAEPEPFKSEVNREVGKAVSAKTGKVVDFKHPEVVLILDAARGTVEVQINSAFFYGRYQKFERGIPQTHWDCRACRGAGCEKCNFTGAQYLDSVEELIGRPVIAMFDAENAVLHGAGREDIDARMVGTGRPFILEVVSPKKRSIDLAELEQEINRTADGRVSVAIKRWADRAEVETLKSNKAHKKYRILVEVEGALPADEFAKAVKTLQGVTIYQRTPERVAHRRADKVRERRVLDIECVGEQDGKFVVEVLGEAGLYIKELVSGDSGRTSPSLAEILKRAAHVTSLDVTQVEGAQEGE, encoded by the coding sequence ATGGAACTACAAGAACAGGTAAAGGCTATCCTTGCCTATGGCGAGTGCTGCGATCACTGCCTCGGGCGGTTCTTTGGCAAACGCTCCCACGGGCTCTCGAACGATGAACGGGGACGCGGGCTGAAGATTGCCCTTGCGATCGCCGAGAACCAGCCCTATAAGAAATTCACCGGCACCTGCTGGGTCTGCGGGAACTTCTTCGATGATGTCTCCCTCTGGGCAGACCGGGTAACGGAAGCTGTTGCAGGAATTGAGTTCACAACACTCCTTGTCGGCTGCCGCGTCCCTCCCCTGATAGCCGAGAACGAAGAGATGGTCTGGAGCGATCTCTCGCTTGCTGAGCCCGAACCCTTCAAGTCCGAAGTGAATCGGGAAGTGGGAAAAGCGGTCTCTGCCAAAACAGGCAAGGTCGTGGACTTCAAGCATCCCGAAGTAGTTCTCATCCTCGACGCAGCGAGAGGGACTGTCGAGGTCCAGATCAACTCTGCCTTCTTCTACGGGCGTTACCAGAAATTCGAGCGGGGCATTCCCCAGACCCACTGGGACTGCCGGGCCTGCAGGGGAGCAGGCTGTGAGAAGTGCAACTTCACCGGGGCACAGTACCTTGACTCGGTCGAGGAACTGATAGGTCGTCCGGTCATCGCCATGTTCGATGCGGAAAATGCCGTGCTGCATGGCGCGGGACGTGAGGATATTGATGCCCGGATGGTGGGTACCGGCCGGCCGTTCATTCTCGAAGTGGTCTCGCCAAAGAAACGATCCATCGACCTTGCGGAACTGGAACAGGAGATCAACCGGACCGCTGACGGGCGTGTTTCTGTTGCGATAAAACGCTGGGCAGACCGTGCAGAGGTGGAAACCCTTAAATCAAACAAAGCGCATAAAAAATACAGGATCCTGGTCGAGGTTGAAGGCGCATTACCTGCGGACGAGTTCGCAAAAGCCGTAAAAACCTTGCAGGGCGTCACAATATACCAGCGCACGCCCGAAAGGGTCGCTCACCGGAGAGCCGACAAGGTCCGGGAGCGAAGGGTTCTGGATATCGAGTGTGTGGGGGAACAGGACGGCAAATTTGTTGTCGAAGTCCTGGGCGAAGCCGGCCTCTACATAAAAGAACTCGTATCCGGTGACTCAGGCAGAACGAGTCCGAGTCTTGCCGAGATCCTGAAAAGAGCGGCTCACGTCACCAGCCTCGACGTTACACAGGTTGAAGGAGCACAGGAGGGAGAATAA
- the trmY gene encoding tRNA (pseudouridine(54)-N(1))-methyltransferase TrmY, whose product MTAFAIVGHLARTDGGFSLNDLPGSGGRMDVLCRCVNASLFLSHDLRRDVDCYLVLLGEPKGPKTVKFSGAIVCSLSPDERSPAALIKKVIDTPCGNEFREGAQGVFIRKGGLERLLAEHRFAVLDEKGTDIRGAAELPDAYLLSDHLNFTEGEEELIRDCPRYSVGPKCLHADHTITVLHNELDRRMC is encoded by the coding sequence ATGACTGCATTTGCCATTGTCGGGCATCTTGCCCGGACGGACGGGGGATTTTCGCTCAATGATTTACCGGGGAGCGGGGGACGCATGGATGTCCTCTGCCGGTGCGTGAATGCCTCGCTCTTCCTCTCGCACGATCTCCGCAGGGACGTGGACTGCTATCTCGTCCTCCTGGGGGAACCAAAAGGGCCAAAAACGGTGAAGTTCTCGGGCGCTATTGTCTGCTCCCTTTCCCCGGATGAGCGGAGTCCCGCTGCCCTAATAAAGAAGGTGATCGATACGCCTTGCGGGAACGAGTTCCGGGAGGGTGCACAGGGCGTCTTTATCCGGAAGGGAGGGCTTGAGCGGCTCCTTGCCGAACACCGCTTTGCCGTGCTCGATGAGAAAGGTACCGATATACGGGGAGCTGCGGAGCTTCCGGATGCCTACCTCCTTTCCGATCACCTTAATTTCACGGAAGGCGAGGAAGAACTCATCAGGGACTGCCCGCGGTATTCGGTGGGGCCGAAATGCCTCCACGCGGATCATACAATAACGGTCCTCCACAATGAACTGGACAGGAGAATGTGCTGA
- a CDS encoding signal recognition particle protein Srp54, with product MLDGLSSSLKDALKKLAGKTVVDRAAVDELVKDLQRALLSSDVNVKLVMELSKAIRTRSLEEEPPKGMNVREHVLRIVYQELVRLVWASTDIKLEPQTILMAGLQGSGKTTTTAKLARYFQKKGMKVGVICADTFRPGAFDQISTLCTKIHVPCFGNPQEKDAVKITREGLAALKDQELIIVDTQGRHALEADLIKEIIELNVLTKATHRWLVIDAALGQQASEQARRFHEAIGIDGVIITKMDGTAKGGGAISAVAETKSGIAFIGNGETIEDLERFDPDGFISRLLGMGDLKALMEKATEAMKADDMDVNAMMKGKFTLRDMYKQLEALNKMGPLKQIMGMLPLGNMQLPEGVYDVTSTKMVRYRIIMDSMTPGELDDPPLINSSRMQRIAQGAGATPDEVRELLKYYKMMQRTLKGLRGASGGKFNMQRLMKRFSGMQ from the coding sequence ATGCTCGACGGACTTTCCTCCTCCCTGAAAGATGCGCTCAAGAAGCTGGCCGGGAAAACCGTAGTTGACCGGGCAGCGGTCGATGAACTGGTCAAGGATCTCCAGCGTGCCCTGCTTTCCTCTGATGTTAATGTCAAGCTCGTGATGGAGCTCTCCAAGGCTATCCGCACCCGGTCCCTGGAAGAGGAACCCCCCAAGGGGATGAACGTCCGCGAGCATGTGCTCCGGATCGTGTACCAGGAACTGGTCCGCCTGGTCTGGGCATCCACGGACATCAAGCTCGAACCCCAGACCATCCTCATGGCCGGTCTGCAGGGCAGCGGTAAGACCACGACAACGGCAAAGCTTGCCCGCTACTTCCAGAAGAAAGGCATGAAAGTCGGTGTCATTTGTGCCGACACGTTCCGGCCCGGCGCTTTCGACCAGATCTCCACCCTCTGTACCAAGATCCATGTTCCCTGTTTTGGCAACCCGCAGGAGAAGGATGCCGTAAAGATCACCCGCGAGGGGCTTGCTGCATTAAAGGACCAGGAACTCATCATTGTCGATACCCAAGGCCGGCATGCGCTTGAAGCGGATCTCATCAAGGAGATCATCGAGCTCAATGTGCTCACAAAAGCAACCCACCGCTGGCTCGTGATCGATGCGGCACTTGGCCAGCAGGCAAGCGAGCAGGCCAGACGCTTCCACGAGGCGATTGGCATTGACGGCGTCATCATCACCAAGATGGACGGTACTGCAAAAGGCGGTGGCGCCATATCCGCGGTTGCCGAGACCAAGAGCGGCATCGCCTTCATTGGTAACGGGGAGACAATCGAAGACCTTGAGCGGTTCGATCCCGATGGTTTCATCTCGCGGCTCCTTGGGATGGGTGACTTAAAAGCCCTCATGGAGAAGGCAACCGAGGCCATGAAGGCGGATGACATGGATGTCAACGCCATGATGAAGGGCAAGTTCACCCTCCGTGACATGTACAAGCAGCTCGAGGCGCTCAACAAGATGGGCCCCTTAAAGCAGATCATGGGGATGCTCCCTCTCGGGAACATGCAGCTGCCCGAGGGAGTATACGATGTCACCAGCACCAAGATGGTCCGGTACCGGATCATCATGGACTCGATGACACCGGGCGAACTTGATGACCCCCCCCTTATCAACAGCTCCCGGATGCAGCGGATCGCCCAGGGAGCCGGTGCAACACCGGATGAAGTCCGCGAGCTGCTCAAGTACTACAAGATGATGCAGCGCACGCTCAAGGGGCTGCGGGGTGCAAGCGGCGGAAAATTTAACATGCAGCGCTTAATGAAGCGCTTCTCGGGAATGCAGTAA
- the ftsY gene encoding signal recognition particle-docking protein FtsY — MFGGLREKLQAARNRLSGSIQAAEEKQEAPALQGAPAGETPVVPEEQQSSGTAPSFVDKVKILIKDRELVVSEKDVAVALDELEMTLLESDVALPATDAIITHVRKGLVGKRRKIGESVDHLVVSALKTALLDVLGSGFDLTGYIRNHPKPVKILFTGVNGTGKTTTVAKIGSFLKKQGFTVVIGAGDTYRAGAIEQISVHAERIGIKVIQHQEGADPSAVLFDTVQYANSHKIDVVLADTAGRFHNKANLMSQLEKIKRVMKPDLVVYVDEAVAGNDAVTRAFEFDKTVGADAVVLTKADMDSRGGAAISIAHTIGKPLMFLGVGQAYDDIMPFEPAKVVDELLDGES, encoded by the coding sequence ATGTTCGGGGGTCTTCGCGAGAAACTGCAGGCCGCACGCAACCGGCTGAGCGGGAGTATCCAGGCAGCAGAGGAAAAACAGGAAGCCCCGGCGCTGCAGGGTGCACCGGCCGGGGAAACCCCTGTCGTACCGGAGGAGCAGCAATCTTCCGGGACAGCCCCCTCTTTTGTTGACAAGGTTAAGATCCTCATCAAGGACCGGGAACTGGTTGTTTCGGAAAAAGATGTGGCCGTGGCCCTCGATGAACTGGAGATGACCCTCCTCGAGAGCGATGTTGCCCTGCCGGCAACAGATGCCATCATCACCCATGTCCGGAAAGGGCTTGTGGGAAAACGCCGGAAGATCGGCGAATCCGTGGATCATCTCGTGGTAAGCGCCCTCAAGACGGCCCTCCTCGATGTGCTTGGCAGCGGTTTCGATCTCACCGGCTATATCCGCAATCACCCAAAACCCGTAAAAATCCTCTTCACCGGTGTCAATGGGACCGGCAAGACCACGACCGTGGCAAAGATCGGCTCGTTCCTGAAAAAGCAGGGCTTTACTGTCGTGATCGGGGCCGGCGATACGTACCGGGCCGGTGCCATCGAGCAGATAAGCGTCCATGCAGAGCGGATCGGGATCAAGGTCATCCAGCACCAGGAAGGAGCGGACCCGTCAGCAGTACTCTTCGATACCGTGCAGTACGCAAACTCCCACAAGATCGATGTCGTCCTCGCTGATACTGCCGGCAGGTTCCACAACAAGGCCAACCTGATGAGCCAGCTCGAGAAGATCAAACGGGTGATGAAGCCCGATCTTGTCGTATATGTTGACGAAGCCGTTGCCGGCAACGATGCCGTTACCCGGGCCTTCGAGTTCGACAAGACCGTGGGAGCGGACGCCGTTGTCCTCACAAAAGCGGACATGGACTCCCGTGGGGGTGCGGCCATCTCTATCGCCCATACCATAGGAAAACCGCTCATGTTCCTCGGGGTCGGCCAGGCATACGATGATATTATGCCCTTTGAACCGGCAAAAGTAGTGGACGAACTCCTGGATGGTGAATCCTGA
- the pfdA gene encoding prefoldin subunit alpha — MENTMQPMDQREMMTLQHYLKEYGQQAEIFMSQLELLENGRLEAHAAIEALEAMLTAEDNTLLLQIGGGASVRAKVLEPEKVLLAIGAEVVVERPNKDAVEFLKERIIEMEASQKKVAETLDRLRSQMNEINKRIESGYQQTMAEQDAD, encoded by the coding sequence ATGGAAAATACCATGCAACCAATGGACCAGCGCGAAATGATGACGCTCCAGCATTACCTGAAAGAATATGGTCAGCAGGCAGAGATTTTTATGAGCCAGCTGGAACTGCTGGAGAACGGGAGGCTGGAGGCGCATGCAGCGATCGAGGCTCTCGAAGCCATGCTCACCGCAGAGGACAACACGCTTCTCCTCCAGATCGGTGGCGGCGCAAGTGTCCGGGCAAAAGTGCTCGAACCCGAGAAAGTCCTGCTGGCCATTGGTGCCGAAGTTGTGGTGGAGCGCCCCAACAAGGATGCAGTCGAGTTCTTAAAAGAACGGATTATCGAGATGGAAGCCTCCCAGAAAAAGGTGGCCGAGACGCTCGACCGGCTCCGGTCCCAGATGAACGAGATCAACAAGAGGATCGAGTCCGGGTACCAGCAGACGATGGCAGAGCAGGACGCGGATTAA
- a CDS encoding saccharopine dehydrogenase NADP-binding domain-containing protein codes for MDFKNKVLIIGYGAVSKCMLPILLRHVNVPLENITIIDFKDKSADLKAWTTRGLRFFKKRITPRNIHEVLAECLSPGGLLIDLAWNIDCCEIVQWCHENNVLYVNTSVEAWDPDAEKFTATPYEKTLYFRQMKLMELTRDWKDATTCVVDHGANPGLISHFAKHGLVDIAERMIADGIAKDPELIKALIQKQDFARLAMETGIKVIHCSEHDTQISSSPKLMDEFVGTWCIEGLREEGTAPAEIGWGTHEKTLPPLAIVPSVGPKNGILLPRMGINTWVRSWIPNQEIIGMVIRHGEAFGISDRWTVWKDGKAIYRPTVHYAYMPCDATIASLHELRARNYDLQPKLRIMSDREIVSGSDTLGALLMGHPYKSWWTGSILSIDEAKKLAPGQNATTIQVALGVVSAVMWMIEHPRQGFCLPDDLPHEFVLEIAKPYLGEFWSGPSDWTPLKNRVVYIKENPENNYDREDIWQFKNFLFVQ; via the coding sequence GTGGACTTTAAAAACAAGGTATTGATCATCGGTTATGGGGCAGTATCCAAGTGCATGCTCCCCATCCTGCTCCGGCACGTGAATGTACCCCTTGAAAATATTACGATCATCGATTTCAAGGATAAATCGGCAGATCTCAAAGCATGGACAACACGGGGTCTCCGCTTCTTCAAAAAACGGATCACGCCCCGTAACATCCATGAGGTTCTTGCCGAATGTCTTTCCCCGGGCGGACTCCTCATCGATCTTGCCTGGAACATCGACTGCTGCGAGATTGTCCAGTGGTGCCATGAGAACAATGTCCTGTACGTCAACACGTCGGTCGAGGCCTGGGACCCCGATGCCGAGAAGTTCACGGCAACTCCCTATGAAAAGACCCTGTACTTCCGGCAGATGAAACTCATGGAGCTGACCCGGGACTGGAAGGACGCCACTACCTGCGTAGTCGACCACGGTGCCAATCCCGGTCTCATCTCCCATTTTGCCAAGCACGGCCTCGTGGATATAGCAGAACGGATGATTGCCGACGGGATTGCAAAAGACCCGGAACTGATAAAAGCCCTGATCCAGAAGCAGGATTTTGCACGGCTTGCCATGGAGACCGGCATAAAAGTCATCCATTGCTCCGAGCACGACACCCAGATCTCGAGTTCCCCGAAATTGATGGACGAGTTCGTGGGCACCTGGTGCATTGAGGGATTGCGGGAAGAAGGGACCGCTCCCGCCGAGATCGGCTGGGGTACCCACGAGAAGACACTTCCCCCCCTTGCCATCGTCCCGTCTGTCGGGCCCAAGAATGGCATCCTGCTTCCCCGGATGGGAATCAACACATGGGTCCGTTCCTGGATTCCCAACCAGGAGATCATCGGCATGGTCATCCGTCACGGAGAGGCATTCGGGATCTCCGATCGCTGGACGGTCTGGAAAGACGGGAAGGCGATCTACCGCCCGACCGTCCATTACGCGTACATGCCCTGCGATGCCACCATCGCATCGCTCCATGAGCTGCGCGCACGCAATTACGATCTCCAGCCAAAACTGCGGATCATGAGTGACCGCGAGATAGTCTCCGGGTCAGATACCCTCGGGGCGCTCCTGATGGGCCACCCCTACAAATCTTGGTGGACGGGGAGCATCCTTTCCATTGACGAGGCCAAGAAACTCGCACCCGGGCAGAACGCAACCACCATCCAGGTTGCCCTCGGGGTAGTCAGTGCCGTGATGTGGATGATCGAGCACCCGCGGCAGGGCTTCTGCCTTCCTGACGACCTGCCGCACGAGTTCGTCCTTGAGATCGCAAAACCCTACCTCGGCGAGTTCTGGTCGGGGCCTTCGGACTGGACCCCCTTGAAAAACCGCGTGGTGTACATAAAAGAGAACCCGGAGAACAATTATGACCGGGAAGATATCTGGCAATTCAAAAACTTCTTATTCGTGCAATAA